The following coding sequences lie in one Bicyclus anynana chromosome 21, ilBicAnyn1.1, whole genome shotgun sequence genomic window:
- the LOC112051374 gene encoding 39S ribosomal protein L11, mitochondrial gives MSKSVARLKSMKKVADKIDHSSKLRTDIPAGMAAPGPPLGPMLGQRNINVPAFCKDFNERTANIKPGIPLPTRVKMNPDRSYQLVIHQPPASYFLKQAAGINRGAMEPVRETSGKITLKHLYEIAKIKSQDPTLDFKPLKEICTMLIGTARTCGIEIVRELDPQEYGEFLNQRKLAVEEQKKLLQEKREAKMLRTA, from the exons ATGTCAAAATCCGTAGCCCGTTTAAAGTCGATGAAAAAAGTGGCCGACAAGATAGACCATTCGTCGAAGTTAAGGACGGACATTCCGGCTGGGATGGCTGCGCCTGGTCCACCACTCGGACCGATGCTGGGTCAG CGTAATATCAATGTACCAGCCTTCTGCAAAGACTTCAATGAACGCACTGCAAACATAAAACCGGGTATTCCACTGCCGACCAGGGTCAAAATGAACCCAGACAGGTCCTACCAACTAGTCATACATCAGCCACCTGCGTCTTACTTCTTGAAACAGGCTGCTGGTATCAATAGAGGAGCTATGGAACCAg TAAGAGAAACCAGTGGCAAGATCACACTGAAGCACCTTTATGAAATAgctaaaataaaatctcaaGATCCGACTCTTGATTTCAAACCACTCAAAGAGATTTGCACAATGCTTATAGGGACGGCCAGGACATGTGGTATTGAAATTGTGAGAGAGCTAGATCCAcag GAATATGGCGAATTTCTGAACCAAAGGAAACTGGCTGTGGAGGAACAGAAGAAACTATTGCAAGAGAAAAGGGAAGCGAAAATGTTACGAACTGCTTAA